One segment of Streptomyces roseifaciens DNA contains the following:
- a CDS encoding DUF6230 family protein — MNDAQDRPVTGRVRWRKFAVLAVPGFAATAALAVALAEGALAASFAVSGQEFKVSADSLEGKGFAQYGGVDTNARGDLLPVAVTAIKEAELQKLCQSVVTHLPVIGDISLNLTAGGSGTPVKATNLFIDATQLGGDAEFTNIEIGRDASTLDKGPADAQGMQDLFAQQADRVSMKKVRQVAWATNAGTFKLAGLRMNISKGKQECF; from the coding sequence ATGAACGATGCGCAGGACAGACCGGTCACGGGACGGGTCAGGTGGCGCAAGTTCGCCGTCCTGGCCGTGCCCGGCTTCGCGGCCACGGCGGCGCTGGCCGTCGCGCTCGCCGAGGGGGCCCTCGCGGCCTCGTTCGCCGTGTCGGGCCAGGAGTTCAAGGTCTCGGCCGACAGCCTGGAGGGCAAGGGGTTCGCGCAGTACGGCGGCGTGGACACCAACGCCCGCGGCGACCTGCTGCCCGTGGCGGTCACCGCGATCAAGGAGGCCGAGCTGCAGAAGCTCTGCCAGTCCGTGGTCACCCACCTGCCCGTCATCGGGGACATCTCCCTCAACCTGACGGCGGGCGGGAGCGGCACCCCGGTCAAGGCCACCAACCTCTTCATCGACGCCACCCAGCTCGGCGGCGACGCGGAGTTCACGAACATCGAGATCGGCCGCGACGCCTCCACCCTCGACAAGGGCCCGGCCGACGCGCAGGGCATGCAGGACCTCTTCGCCCAGCAGGCCGACCGCGTCAGCATGAAGAAGGTCCGGCAGGTCGCCTGGGCCACCAACGCAGGAACGTTCAAGCTCGCGGGCCTGCGGATGAACATCTCCAAGGGCAAGCAGGAGTGCTTCTGA
- a CDS encoding DUF6114 domain-containing protein gives MAAGTGTAAARPRPRRRPWAAWRRWRKARPFWGGLATVLAGAEISVIPLAPLKIMLHQGIAGIPSVLMGLVMVLMGLSAWFAPQYRTLAGVVTVMIAAAALVMSNLGGFLIGTILGVIGGGMVFAWQPVTPVPAPEAGGTPGAGDAPGTGDVPETGGTPGSEPSHPPHDGARPGPHHDPPAHLPHKETR, from the coding sequence GTGGCGGCCGGCACCGGGACCGCCGCCGCCCGTCCCCGCCCCCGTCGGCGGCCGTGGGCCGCGTGGCGCCGGTGGCGCAAGGCGCGGCCCTTCTGGGGCGGCCTCGCCACCGTGCTCGCCGGAGCGGAGATCTCCGTCATCCCGCTGGCGCCGCTGAAGATCATGCTCCATCAGGGGATCGCGGGCATCCCCTCGGTCCTGATGGGCCTGGTCATGGTGCTGATGGGCCTGAGCGCGTGGTTCGCACCGCAGTACCGCACCCTCGCCGGGGTGGTGACCGTCATGATCGCGGCCGCGGCGCTGGTGATGTCGAACCTCGGCGGGTTCCTCATCGGCACCATCCTCGGCGTCATCGGCGGGGGCATGGTCTTCGCCTGGCAGCCGGTGACGCCGGTGCCGGCGCCGGAAGCAGGGGGCACGCCCGGTGCCGGGGATGCGCCCGGTACCGGAGACGTGCCCGAGACCGGAGGCACGCCCGGCAGCGAGCCGTCCCACCCACCGCACGACGGGGCGCGCCCCGGACCGCACCACGATCCCCCCGCGCACCTCCCACACAAGGAGACCCGATGA